One genomic region from Pseudomonadota bacterium encodes:
- a CDS encoding Txe/YoeB family addiction module toxin yields MTWKIVFSKAAQKDAKKIARSNLRPRVEQLLEILRADPYAAPPRFERLVGDLTGALSRRINVQHRLVYQVVERERTVKVLRMWTHYE; encoded by the coding sequence GTGACCTGGAAGATCGTCTTTTCGAAAGCCGCGCAGAAGGACGCCAAGAAGATCGCGCGATCGAACCTCCGCCCTCGCGTCGAGCAGCTCCTCGAGATCCTGCGCGCCGATCCGTACGCGGCGCCTCCGCGCTTCGAGCGGCTCGTCGGCGACCTTACGGGCGCCCTGTCGCGGCGGATCAACGTGCAGCACCGGCTCGTCTACCAGGTCGTCGAAAGAGAGCGCACCGTGAAGGTGCTGCGCATGTGGACGCACTACGAGTGA
- a CDS encoding zinc ribbon domain-containing protein: MEASCPKCGTPRDGADSCPRCGVVFERFDAAALAAGVPEELQALWAHVEAGWDERARHALFTERAIATGFAAYAASRYRARGPGDPVAVEQLGRMTSRLEQAMALSSTAAKSDAGAPPRTKAALYLLAILLFLVVGALGIAMILR, from the coding sequence ATGGAAGCCTCCTGCCCCAAATGCGGAACGCCGCGTGACGGCGCGGACTCCTGCCCCCGCTGCGGCGTCGTGTTCGAGCGCTTCGACGCGGCCGCTCTCGCCGCCGGCGTGCCCGAGGAGCTCCAGGCGCTGTGGGCCCACGTCGAGGCCGGATGGGACGAGCGGGCGCGCCACGCGCTGTTCACCGAGCGCGCCATCGCGACGGGCTTCGCCGCCTACGCGGCGTCGCGGTACCGAGCGCGGGGGCCAGGCGATCCCGTCGCGGTGGAGCAGCTCGGCCGGATGACGTCGCGGCTCGAGCAGGCGATGGCGCTGTCCTCGACGGCCGCGAAATCGGACGCCGGCGCCCCCCCGCGGACGAAGGCCGCGCTCTACCTCCTCGCGATCCTCCTGTTCCTCGTGGTCGGCGCCCTCGGCATCGCGATGATCCTCCGCTGA
- the ppdK gene encoding pyruvate, phosphate dikinase: protein MPRNAGKLVYSFGGNSADGNAKMKELLGGKGANLAEMALLRVPVPAGFTITTEACTWYYENGRTFPASLVAEVDKALARTEKIMGAKFGDPENALLVSVRSGARKSMPGMMETVLNVGLCGATIPGLVRKTSNPRFVYDAYRRLIMMYSDVVMEKAAGIEPEEGKGIRVQLDRMLHDLKQARGVASDAELSADDLKDLAERFKTRVREVLGKEFPDDPREQLWGGIGAVFASWNGRRAIAYRRIEGIPDEWGTAVSVQAMVFGNMGASSATGVAFSRNPATGENKFYGEWLVNAQGEDVVAGIRTPNPLNEATKSEQNRHLSSLETAMPEVYGELDAIRVRLEGHFHDMQDIEFTIQEGRLWMLQCRIGKRTGTAALNIAMDMLEERLISNKDVVGRVSPEQMDELLHPIVDHKAEAAQAPLAQGLPAGPGGACGEIAFTAEDAVARAKAGKKVILVREETNPEDVEGMRAAEGILTARGGMTSHAALVARGWGKCCIVGCGALQVDVHARTMTVGGRTFRDGETITLNGTRGFVYGGALPMISATENPRLVRFMEIVDSFRRLGIRTNADTPEDAARARSFGAQGIGLFRTEHMFYGKNSEKPLFLLRKMIVSKTADERRAALAEMYPFIKKDIKDTLAVMGGLPVTFRLLDPPLHEFVPTRHDERERLAQSLGISLDELNDRAEALHESNPMMGHRGVRLGITFPEISETQVRAILESAAELVRDGIEALPEIMVPVVGAVSELDHQKALVDAVHRDVCARYGIDKVAFLYGTMIEVPRAALTADLIARTAEFFSFGTNDLTQMTFGFSRDDIGGFVPEYVQAKILPADPFQILDREGVGQLIRMAIEKGRSTRPKLKIGICGEHGGEPSSVEFCHIAGLDYVSCSPFRVPIARLAAAQAALKFPAKKIAAAAPKPKAKAGKKAKAAKPAKRSVVVKLVKKAKPVKKAKPVKKAAIKARPQLKKAASSKKPVARKAAPKAKAKKPASRKR, encoded by the coding sequence ATGCCAAGGAACGCGGGAAAACTGGTTTATTCGTTCGGCGGAAACAGCGCGGACGGCAACGCGAAGATGAAGGAGCTGCTCGGCGGCAAGGGCGCGAACCTCGCCGAGATGGCGCTGCTCCGCGTCCCGGTCCCGGCCGGCTTCACGATCACGACCGAGGCGTGCACCTGGTACTACGAGAACGGTCGCACGTTCCCCGCGTCGCTGGTGGCCGAGGTCGACAAGGCGCTCGCCCGGACCGAGAAGATCATGGGCGCGAAGTTCGGCGATCCGGAGAACGCGCTGCTCGTCTCGGTGCGCTCCGGCGCCCGCAAGTCGATGCCCGGGATGATGGAGACCGTGCTGAACGTCGGCCTGTGCGGCGCGACGATCCCGGGCCTCGTCCGGAAGACCTCGAACCCGCGCTTCGTGTACGACGCGTACCGCCGCCTCATCATGATGTATTCCGACGTCGTCATGGAGAAGGCCGCCGGGATCGAGCCCGAGGAGGGCAAGGGGATCCGCGTGCAGCTCGACCGGATGCTCCACGATCTGAAGCAGGCGCGCGGCGTGGCGTCGGACGCCGAGCTCAGCGCCGACGACCTCAAGGATCTCGCCGAGCGGTTCAAGACCCGCGTGCGCGAGGTGCTCGGCAAGGAGTTCCCCGACGACCCGCGCGAGCAGCTCTGGGGCGGCATCGGCGCGGTGTTCGCGTCGTGGAACGGCCGCCGCGCGATCGCGTACCGCCGCATCGAGGGGATCCCGGACGAGTGGGGCACCGCGGTCAGCGTGCAGGCGATGGTGTTCGGCAACATGGGCGCCAGCTCGGCGACCGGCGTGGCGTTCAGCCGCAACCCGGCCACGGGCGAGAACAAGTTCTACGGCGAGTGGCTCGTCAACGCGCAGGGCGAGGACGTCGTGGCCGGCATCCGCACCCCGAACCCGCTCAACGAGGCGACGAAGAGCGAGCAGAACCGGCACCTCTCGTCGCTCGAGACCGCCATGCCGGAGGTGTACGGGGAGCTCGACGCGATCCGCGTCCGCCTCGAGGGCCACTTCCACGACATGCAGGACATCGAGTTCACGATCCAGGAGGGGCGCCTCTGGATGCTCCAGTGCCGGATCGGCAAGCGCACCGGCACCGCGGCGCTCAACATCGCCATGGACATGCTCGAAGAGCGGCTGATCTCCAACAAGGACGTCGTCGGCCGCGTGTCCCCCGAGCAGATGGACGAGCTGCTCCACCCGATCGTGGATCACAAGGCCGAGGCCGCCCAGGCGCCGCTCGCACAGGGGCTCCCGGCCGGGCCGGGCGGCGCCTGCGGCGAGATCGCCTTCACCGCCGAGGACGCGGTCGCGCGGGCCAAGGCCGGCAAGAAGGTCATCCTCGTCCGCGAGGAGACGAACCCCGAGGACGTCGAGGGGATGCGCGCGGCCGAGGGCATCCTGACCGCGCGCGGCGGCATGACGAGCCACGCGGCGCTCGTCGCCCGCGGGTGGGGCAAGTGCTGCATCGTGGGGTGCGGCGCGCTGCAGGTCGACGTCCACGCGCGGACGATGACCGTCGGCGGCCGGACGTTCCGCGACGGCGAGACGATCACGCTCAACGGCACGCGCGGCTTCGTGTACGGCGGCGCGCTTCCGATGATCAGCGCGACAGAGAACCCGCGGCTCGTCCGCTTCATGGAGATCGTGGACTCGTTCCGCCGCCTGGGCATCCGGACCAACGCGGACACGCCGGAGGACGCCGCGCGGGCGCGGAGCTTCGGCGCGCAGGGCATCGGCCTCTTCCGGACCGAGCACATGTTCTACGGCAAGAACTCGGAGAAGCCGCTCTTCCTCCTGCGCAAGATGATCGTGTCCAAGACCGCGGACGAGCGGCGCGCGGCGCTCGCCGAGATGTACCCGTTCATCAAGAAGGACATCAAGGACACGCTCGCCGTGATGGGCGGCCTCCCGGTCACGTTCCGCCTCCTCGATCCGCCGCTGCACGAGTTCGTCCCCACGCGGCACGACGAGCGCGAGAGGCTGGCCCAGTCGCTCGGCATCAGCCTCGACGAGCTGAACGACCGCGCCGAGGCGCTCCACGAGTCGAACCCGATGATGGGCCACCGCGGCGTGCGGCTCGGGATCACCTTCCCGGAGATCAGCGAGACCCAGGTCCGCGCGATCCTCGAGTCGGCGGCCGAGCTCGTGCGCGACGGCATCGAGGCGCTCCCGGAGATCATGGTCCCGGTCGTGGGCGCGGTCTCGGAGCTCGATCACCAGAAGGCGCTGGTCGACGCCGTGCACCGCGACGTGTGCGCCAGGTACGGCATCGACAAGGTGGCGTTCCTGTACGGCACGATGATCGAGGTGCCGCGCGCCGCGCTCACGGCGGATCTCATCGCGCGGACCGCGGAGTTCTTCTCGTTCGGCACGAACGACCTGACGCAGATGACGTTCGGCTTCTCGCGCGACGACATCGGCGGGTTCGTCCCGGAATACGTGCAGGCGAAGATCCTCCCGGCCGATCCGTTCCAGATCCTCGACCGCGAGGGCGTGGGGCAGCTCATCCGCATGGCGATCGAGAAGGGCCGGAGCACGAGGCCGAAGCTCAAGATCGGCATCTGCGGCGAGCACGGCGGCGAGCCGTCGTCCGTCGAGTTCTGCCACATCGCGGGGCTCGACTACGTGTCCTGCTCCCCGTTCCGCGTGCCGATCGCGCGCCTCGCCGCGGCGCAGGCAGCGCTCAAGTTCCCGGCTAAGAAGATCGCCGCCGCAGCGCCGAAGCCGAAGGCGAAGGCGGGCAAGAAGGCGAAGGCTGCGAAGCCCGCGAAACGGTCGGTCGTCGTGAAGCTCGTCAAGAAGGCGAAGCCCGTGAAGAAGGCGAAGCCCGTGAAGAAGGCCGCCATCAAGGCGAGGCCCCAGCTCAAGAAGGCGGCCTCCTCGAAGAAGCCCGTCGCCCGCAAGGCCGCGCCGAAGGCCAAGGCGAAGAAGCCCGCTTCGCGCAAGCGATAG
- a CDS encoding type II toxin-antitoxin system Phd/YefM family antitoxin, whose translation MTTKTASEARKNLYRLMDEVADDHEPVLITGKRHNAVLMSEDEWRAIQETLHLAAIPGMVVSIRKGMGTPADEMSEEPGW comes from the coding sequence ATGACGACCAAGACCGCGAGCGAAGCACGGAAGAACCTGTACCGCCTCATGGACGAGGTGGCGGACGATCATGAGCCGGTGCTCATCACCGGGAAGCGCCATAACGCCGTCCTGATGAGCGAGGACGAGTGGCGCGCGATCCAGGAGACGCTGCACCTCGCCGCCATCCCCGGGATGGTCGTGTCGATCCGCAAGGGGATGGGGACGCCGGCAGACGAGATGTCCGAGGAGCCCGGCTGGTGA
- a CDS encoding Trm112 family protein, translated as MPIRSDLLEILACPKCKGALEQVEKPEGFGCAACNLFYKVEDEIPNFLIEEAQPWKK; from the coding sequence ATGCCCATTCGCAGCGACCTTCTCGAGATCCTCGCGTGCCCGAAGTGCAAGGGCGCGCTTGAGCAGGTGGAAAAGCCCGAGGGGTTCGGGTGCGCGGCGTGCAACCTGTTCTACAAGGTCGAGGACGAGATCCCGAACTTCCTCATCGAAGAAGCCCAGCCCTGGAAGAAGTAG